Part of the Heterodontus francisci isolate sHetFra1 unplaced genomic scaffold, sHetFra1.hap1 HAP1_SCAFFOLD_86, whole genome shotgun sequence genome is shown below.
gaagctgccacacattcacatacaatactcatgattgacatacagaatgaatcaaacaatcacatttagtttcatagactgacactgaaataatttcacactcagacacagtaccacagacagacagatgtagaattaaactcgctgtcacataatgtaccagtaagtgtgtcaaaattaatctcatacagtacaaaagatggattgaatttgtcccacactcaatgtaataggttttaagcaagtgaagcgggggtggggggaggtggggaagagaacaaaagggaaggtgtgtaatcgggcagagggcaggagagattaactgacaaggaggtcatggggcaaagggagtgtgctaatggtgtagtgaaagacaaaatattagtgcagagagagtgttaatgacagaataatcaataggtctgtccaaaagcacatacttgaaaaaccaagtttaaaaaaaatgataaaataaaataataaaaagggttgagagccctgtcaaccacagtgagggggaaatcggaaacgaagatgatgaaattttccagttcggagagggagcaggaaatgacactgatccagtcatcattgtaccggaaaaagagctgggggtggggtcctgagtaggactggaaaaaagaatgtttgacatacctgacaaaaagacaggcataaccatttacagagatagggcacaaagaatcatcatggaaagaggcatgagcttcaaatccaaagctgaagtgacaggatcagaggaacagctgtttgttctgcagtgtggacttcggtcagatctgtaaacaagcagttccacaacaaagggagagaactcaaaaattagatTTCTGtctttcaggaatattgccgggaagcactttttcacacaaagagtagtgggaacctggaattctctccgaaaaatcagataaacctgagggtcaattgacaatttccaaactgagattgagagatgtttatccagtgatggtctgagggtttatgaaatcacagcaggtagctggagttaagatacaggtgagccaggatctaattgaaaggtgcagcaggctcgaggggctgaatggcctacccccatttctatgttcctatggctgcaacagggcagaaacagctgcgaacatacgttgcatttcatatttaacagcaaaaataccagcagtcaggagctgaaaagggaaagatgacccctcgatgacctgagaataagtacagaatggcctccttcagaactggtgattttatcaggataagatgccgaacattagaaattaatccaacgggaatcgccatcctccgcctccaggaattggacaatataatgctgggatgtgggagtttggtttgggcagggggttggctgtgacaccacgaacactccctctccacctcctcactccatcaccccacccccttcccctctccatgggaccctggcatcatccgatccacagatactttccagcagacatcgctggggagtgaccggagtcctggttctctgtctccattttccctgtcccacccatggccactgaggctcctctccccccacccaccctgagagcaactaacccaccttgtccataaatttaaactggaaaagtgtctcgtcaagagcaggagcagaggggaggctgtaacctatcagagaggattgtgttcctaAATCCCCAACTCTTCTTGCCATGTTTCCgttcaatgtccacactctctccttggtctgtccctggagacctgtcatatcacgattctctccagggaatttcgaaagatatttcccccatccctccaggattggcctggagtctccagcactccctccattgcagtactttctgaaatactacccgtgccatgtaatagtcaagagagacagtggggaactaggcagatcaacaggatgtctggcagattcagtgtgaggcggtaacactgccgggtaaaggccgctttccaactccaatcttaacacaggagattccccaaacagctgcaataaggtgtttgtaaactgctggaagaggatgtgtgtggaaatggtgatgttactgagtaggttatttgttatagaatggactgtgtttaggtgagaatattactgagtgttaattgtagcggaaccatatttaaaagctccggctttatggaaagccttgactatgaaggccgagttggaagggtttgtgtggagagctgggtttcggttccactgttaataaagggtttgaaattggcgaaccggaggaaactggaggtggagctgaatgatgaggggccgttctctctctgtctgtcactctgggtgtctcctccccatctgctctctgttcaatcttcaatctgtctcctccccttcctgctctctgcccttctcaggcaggtccgggcggtctgtgtaaagtagagcctgcaagagtctgcttcttatatTGTGTAGTGATCTGAGTGAataatcatcatgtctggcagaggtaaaggaggcaaaggactgggcaaagggggagcaaagcggcaccgcaaagtgcttcgtgataatatccagggcatcaccaaaccagcaatccgccgccgagCTCGCCGTGGCggtgtcaagcggatctcgggtttgatctatgaggagactcgcggggtgttgaaggttttcctggagaatgtgatcagggatgcggtcacctacactgagcacgccaagcgcaagacggtcactgccatggatgtggtgtacgctctgaaacggcagggccgcactctccacGGATTCGGCAgttgaacaatttgaccctttccagcaaacacaaaacaaaggctcttcgaagagccacccaccgcctcacagagagagcagtgaccgagaaatgggagctgggataggctgtttagaacagttcaatcaatctgaaatatttcagatttccagcattcgcagtattttacttttaattctttgttcaatcaatctgctgtgttcgggatgaaaaaaactggaatccccgaatttgacatttcatttgcagcaaggatgtgcagtggatttgattttctaaacgggctgtgtaaacagtgcctgaggctctacagttagttatttccccagtccacacatgccctcagtgaaaagccacatcactcctccagaatcactcattgttttcatagaatttcaaaatgatttcgctgcaatgagggaatccgagagttttgcagcagccgttaaatcgttcactggaaccaaacccacttgtgatgttatttctcccgagacggtgtttcctgcactgaaactgacagggtttgtgaaactgatcagtttcagctcagtcattcagggacctggaattcccgcaatttgagcccgcgccatccagagcccacttctgattggtcaccctcttctcattcacatgtcttaaccaatcgcagagcttcgaattcggaaatacaacaaatcactggcttaaattggcagaaagtttgaattcgaaaaagccgccaatttcagtgtcggaaagaagcgaattaatggtaaatctggcgttagtttaaagctgttcgtaaaatcgggccaggactttgtgctgataaaagcggaataaaaaaagcttttgatggattatatatattacaaagttttaatctgtaatttttttgtctacttatctgtacaCGGCGgtaagactctattcagcaatctgtaacgggacaaataactcactcagtgtggaagtaataaattagacaggctttggggtgacagtgagaaatcactgaaacagatgcttaaacatttgaaatagttctcattcggtcctgttactggcattctggaatcagacagtaaccagccctttcacagagactgtgggtggctctgaaaagagcctttggtttattaggtgacattttggccgctttactttttctgggaactctgagcgctggttttcttcggCAGCAGCACGgcttggatattaggcagcaccccaccctgagcgatagtcactccccccagcaacttgttgagctcctcatcgttgcggacggccaactgcaggtgtctggggatgatgcggctcttcttgttgtcccgggccgcgttaccggccagctcgaggatttcagcagtcagatactcaagcacagcagccagatagaccggggctccggcacccacacgctcagcatagttgccctttctcaggagcctgtgaacacggcccaccgggaactgcaatccagcccgggaggagcgagacttggccttggcccgagctttgccgctggtctttcctcttccagacatttccacaatctcgcaaatactttcacaaagaatggataatttccgccgcatttactttacttatagactgaaaactctccccattggccggtacttaattcacctcatttgcctatattcatcaccaatcaggtcactgacaacagaagagggcggggtttaccgccaaaacatcagaagcagaaaatttatcaatttcaaaaagaccgccaatttcattgtcagaaaggagcggattaaaataaatttcatccttcgtcaaatatttaaaatcccttctctttattttgttttattcaactttttccgtcacgaattacagacgcgggtttaaaatgttatttaaattgtggatcattctacaattgctttcaaactgtcccgggaggtactaaatccctgttcacagcatttccctgaagggaaacattcagtttatcttcaatcagagcccagtgtccttctctgaaaagaggaagcaggatcgagtcctcaaactgcccttagtctgctgtgtaataatcccattccgtgctgttacactgcggagagttactgttaataaaatgatgaatcagttcacatttcaggaacagagtgaagggactgaggtctgacccttaccgctgaaagcagctgttaatgatgtcattcaggggctgtgcaaaaccacaataacagctttaagcaaaaaagtaaaggcggatgagcggattatgggttttcgttcggtttatgggacagcagacaaaaacacagcagtggcaCATTTATTATGTTAAACATTGTCtgaaaatgatttcatagagatgttcggatgcagctttttcagagagattgtgggtggctcttaaaagagccgttgtgtttgggatgttattcagtccattgtgcagttttacttggagctggtgtacttggtcaccgcctttgtcccttccgacacggcgtgcttggccagctccccgggcagcagcaggcggtctggatctcccgggagctgatggtgctgcgcttgttgtaatgggccaggcgggaagcctcacccgcgatgcgctcgaaaatatcgttcacaaacgagttcatgatgctcatggccttggaggagatgccggtgtcggggtgaacctgcttcatcactttgcagatgtagatggagtaactctccttcctcgactttctccgcttcttgccgccctttgctgacggtttatttaaggttttcttgacgcccttcttagcagcttctttcttcttctcctcaaccatcttcagtttcaatttcagactcagaaataaaccaaaccccttccgagtgcggattaaatagacaatcccacagctctatgctaatgagggatggggagaagtaaagattgtgattgggtgatttggaaagatgtcccaacgatttaatattgtaattcgacatttggtctctttcgccatccaatcagattaaatatttgcaaccaatcacaaattcccgtactgcaatcaggaagtatattgcacaaagactctctccagccccagttaaaattgaaagagctgctccctgtgtggagcttcctggaaatgtcctggcagttgttgggaggacacttattgactgattctgtgtcgttgtgtctctgctattgcatgtgagtgtgcaattaatttcatttttaatctcggctactgtgtttgagtgtttgatgtaatttggtaactcagtctctggtgctgtatggattcattctgtctctgtcaggtactgtgtttgagtgtgaggagatgaggtggagtgttgcggcaaggaagatggaaaagagcattggtgcgatgacagccttacttgaccccagtttgcactcggattgggtcattgatagatccgttggcaaggattacagattgcatgtcgtagtgcagtatgtttgaggaggacattccataatccctctcggttggtagagtcgaaggcctttgtcaggtcagagaaggccatggataaaggttgctgctgctccctacattttcttgaagttgtcttgctgtgaagattatgttcactgtgcctgttgatggacagaatccacattgtgattccagtaggagctcttcagccacggggaggaggcagttgagaaggactcttgtgatgaccttccctgtggtggacagcagggatacccctctatagttaacacagtcggtcatagaacatagaacatagaacatagaacatacagcacagaacaggcccttcggcccacaatgttgtgccgatcctttgtcctctgtcaaggacaatttaatctataccccatcattctcctttatccatatacctatccaaaagccttttgaaagtccctaaagtttctgactcaacaacttccccgggcaaggcattccatgcctcgaccactctctgggtaaagaaccttcccctgacatcccccttatatctcccacccttcaccttaaatttatgaccccttgtaacgctttgctccacccggggaaaaagtttctgactgtctaccctatctattcccctgatcatcttataaacctctatcatgtcacccctcatccttctcctttctaatgagaagaggcctagaatgttcagcctttcctcgtaagacttattctccattccaggcaacatcctggtaaatctcctctgcaccctctccaaggcttccacatccttcctaaaatgaggcgaccagaactgcacacagtactccaaatgaggccttaccaaggtcctgtacagctgcatcatcacctcacggctcttaaattcaatccctctgctaatgaacgctaacaccccatatgccttcttcacagccctatccacttgagttgcaactttcaatgatctatgcacatagaccccaaggtctctctgctcctccacatgcccaagaaccctaccgttaacccagtattttgcattcatgtttgtccttccaaaatggacgacctcacacttttcagggttaaactccatctgccacttttcagcccagcactgcaacctatccaagtccctttgcagacgacaatagccctcctcggtatccacaactccaccaacctttgtatcatctgcaaatttactgacccacccttcgacttcctcatccaagtcgttaataaaaatcacaaacaggagaggacccagaactgatccctgcggcacgccactggtaactgggctccaggctgagtatttaccatctaagaccactctctgccttctatcagttagccaattcttaatccaactggccacattccccactatcccatgcctcctgactttctccataagtctaccatgggggaccttatcaaatgccttactaaaatccatgtacaccacatccactggtttaccctcatccacttgct
Proteins encoded:
- the LOC137362015 gene encoding histone H4-like, whose amino-acid sequence is MSGRGKGGKGLGKGGAKRHRKVLRDNIQGITKPAIRRRARRGGVKRISGLIYEETRGVLKVFLENVIRDAVTYTEHAKRKTVTAMDVVYALKRQGRTLHGFGS